A stretch of DNA from Euzebyales bacterium:
ATCGGTGACCGTGGTCGACACCTGCAGGTTGACCGCGCTCGGGACGAACTCACCCTGCAGCGCGAGATCGACCGCCTCGGCGACCATCACACCGGCCTTGTCCTGTGCCTGCTTGGTCGACGCGCCCAGGTGCGGGGTCACGACGACGTTGGGCAGGTCGAACAGCGGCGACGCCGTGAGCGGCTCGGTCGAGAACACATCCAGTGCCGCGCCGCCCAGGGTTCCGTCGGCCAGTGCCGTCGCGAGTGCGTCCTCGTCGACGATGCCCCCGCGCGCGGTGTTGACCAGCATCCCGTCCGGTCCGAGCGCGCGCAGCTCCGCCGCGCCCACGATGCCCACGGTGTCGGAGGTCCGCGGGAGGTGGACCGTGACCACGTCGGCGATCTCGCACAGTTGCGCGGGCGAGCCCACGAGCTGGATGCCCAGCTGATCTGCTCGCTCGGTGGACACGTAGGGGTCGTAGGCGGCCAGCCGCATCCCGAACGCCGCGCACCGCTGCGCCACGAGCGTGCCGACCCGGCCCAGTCCCATCACGCCGAGCGTCCGTCCGTGCAGCTCGACACCCTGGAACGCACTGCGCTCCCACCCTCCGGCGCGCAGGCTGTAGTCGGCCGCCGGAACCCGACGCGCGAGCGACAGCAGGATGGCGATCGTGTGCTCCGCGGCGCTGATCGTGTTCGACTGCGGGGCGTTGCAGACCAGGATGCCCCGCGCCGTGGCCGCCTCGATATCGATGTTGTCGACACCGATGCCCGCTCGCGCGATGACCTTCAGGCGGTCGGCAGCGGCGATGACCTCGGCGGTGATGGTCGTGGCGGAACGGATCACCACGGCGTCGTAGGCGCCGACGATCTCGACGAGCTCGGCGCCGGACAGCCCGGGGCGGACGTCGACGTCGTGGGACCGCTCGAGCGCCGCGACTCCGGCCGCGGACAACTTGTCGGCGACGAGCACACGCATGACAGGACCTCGCTGAGGTGGGATCAGAATCCAGAGTAGACAGTTCGTGCCAGGTTTCACAAAGGCCTGCGGAGACGGCCGGCGCCGGGTCCGCGTGTATCGAACGCGCCGCTCGCCCGCAGCGCCTCGCACAGGTCGCGGGTCACGGCCGCGCGGTTCAGCGTGTACACGTGCAGGCCGGGCGCGCCGGCGGCCAACAGGTCACGACCGAGCGCGATCGCACGGGACGTGCCGAGCGCGCGCACGGCTGCGGGGTCGTCCTCGACGGCACGGAAGGCCGCATCCAGCTCCGCAGGGATCGTGGCGCCCGCGGCCGCTGCGAAGCGGCGTGTCTGCGCGGGGTTCGTCACCGGCAGGAGCCCGGGCACGACCGGCGTGTCACAGCCGATCGCCCGCAACTCGTCGACCAGCGCGATGTACTGCTTGACGTCGAAGAAGAACTGGGTGATGGCGTACGACGCGCCGGCGGCGCACTTCGCAGCGAGGTGTGCGACGTCGGCCTCCCGCGACGGCGACGCCGGGTGCCCCTCGGGGAACGCCGCGACGCCGACCTCGAACCCGCCCTGGTGCCGCAGCAGCGCGACGAGCTCGGACGCGTACCGGAACCCGCCGGCGACCGCGGTCCACTCCCCCGCCGGTCCGTCGGGCGGGTCGCCCCGCAGCGCCAGCACGTCGGTGATGCCCCGCTCCGCCAGGTCGTGCGCCACCGCCGTCAGCTCGCCGCGCGTCGCTCCGACGCACGTCAGGTGCATGACCGGCCGCAGGTCGGTGCGGTCGCGGATGTGCTCGACGATCCCGCGCGTCCGGTCGCGCGTCGAGCCACCGGCCCCGTAGGTGACGGAGACAAAGTCGGGTGTCAGCTCGGCGAGGTCGTCGATGGTGCGCCACAGGGTGCGCCGGCCCTGATCGGTCTTCGGTGGGAAGAACTCGAACGACAGGGTCGGCGCCCCGGTCCGCAATGACGACGAGATCGGTGCACGCATGAGCGCAGCGTAGTCAGCACGTCCCGGGCGCTCCGATCACGCGGCGGGGAAACAGTGGGTACCGGATCCCGGTCTCCCCACGCGTCGCGGCCGAACGCTCAGTCGTCCTCGTCGGGCAGCCAGCTCATCATCGAGCGCAGCGTGCGACCGACCTCCTCGATCGGGTGGTCCGCCTGGCGACGTCGCTGCGCGTTGAAGCTGGGCCTGCCCGCTGCGTTCT
This window harbors:
- the metF gene encoding methylenetetrahydrofolate reductase [NAD(P)H] — protein: MRAPISSSLRTGAPTLSFEFFPPKTDQGRRTLWRTIDDLAELTPDFVSVTYGAGGSTRDRTRGIVEHIRDRTDLRPVMHLTCVGATRGELTAVAHDLAERGITDVLALRGDPPDGPAGEWTAVAGGFRYASELVALLRHQGGFEVGVAAFPEGHPASPSREADVAHLAAKCAAGASYAITQFFFDVKQYIALVDELRAIGCDTPVVPGLLPVTNPAQTRRFAAAAGATIPAELDAAFRAVEDDPAAVRALGTSRAIALGRDLLAAGAPGLHVYTLNRAAVTRDLCEALRASGAFDTRGPGAGRLRRPL
- the serA gene encoding phosphoglycerate dehydrogenase → MRVLVADKLSAAGVAALERSHDVDVRPGLSGAELVEIVGAYDAVVIRSATTITAEVIAAADRLKVIARAGIGVDNIDIEAATARGILVCNAPQSNTISAAEHTIAILLSLARRVPAADYSLRAGGWERSAFQGVELHGRTLGVMGLGRVGTLVAQRCAAFGMRLAAYDPYVSTERADQLGIQLVGSPAQLCEIADVVTVHLPRTSDTVGIVGAAELRALGPDGMLVNTARGGIVDEDALATALADGTLGGAALDVFSTEPLTASPLFDLPNVVVTPHLGASTKQAQDKAGVMVAEAVDLALQGEFVPSAVNLQVSTTVTDHVRAFMGLTTTLGRLFTALYEGVTSSITVEYRGRIADEDTSALNLAALTGLLSDVVDEPVTYVNAPLTAEERGLKLTTMTSSAPRDYVSLVRLTANGDHAVSGTVVGPNNKERIVELWGFEVDMEPSDHMLFFRYVDRPGVIGTIGGLLGAENINIATMQVGRHEMGGDALIAMTTDSAVSPAIARRIADAIGSTQARTISLPHV